Part of the Drosophila kikkawai strain 14028-0561.14 chromosome 3L, DkikHiC1v2, whole genome shotgun sequence genome is shown below.
GGGGAGGATTTTTTGGAGCTAGTCCCAGATTTGGGGGAGCCGCGCTTGCGTTTCTTAGGCGGCGAGGGAGTGTCTAGTGAGATCACAGCGGAGTTTTGGCCTCGAGACCGCCGGGAAGTGGTTGGTGGACTGGGCTGTGGTGGAGGATCATCAATGATGGCCTCAATTAAAGGAGCCAGAGGATGGGCATCCTCAGCGCCTTCAGGTTGTGGTGGCTCTTCCTGTATGACAACAGGATCGTCTGGCTCTTCATGCGGCTCTTGATTCTCGTCAGGTTGCTCCTGATTTGGATGAGGGTCTAGCGCAGGTACGCGTATCACCAGAGGCATCGCAACTTGAAAGAGCCGTCGTTCCAATGGCTCTGCTTCCTCTCCAGACTCATCATCTTGATTAATGAAATCTCCCTCCTCATTCACATAGCCACCGATATTATTCGGGATTATTCCAAGatcgtcctcctcgtccagcATTTCTGGCTGCGTGATGATCCGCTGCCATCCCTGCCTGCGCACCACAGGCTGATCGGAGTCCCTACTGGCCGCGGAGTCAGTTTCGGGATCGAAGACGTCCACGATCTCGCCGCCTTCGCTCTCCGTATCGCTCATCATTGCAGCGTTTACATGTAGAGACTATGTGGGATCACTTTTTTGTTAGAATTTCTGGAATTTCTTTAAAGACgctaaaatttcaatttcttatGATTTCTAGAGGTGGACTACGCCGCGTGAGCGACGGAGTGGCTGTAAAGAATATCGAAACGGGTTTGTTGATGATTTTTCTGCTGGAAatataaaacaacaacaacccatTTAttactaatatattttttagagtactttattattatttttacaaaattatccCCTTTATGACAcctgttattttatttaattttgctaTAAACTATCGAATACCAATCAAGCTAATCGAATGAATTGCGATATCTTTTGGACTTTGGCCTACGGTCACTCTAAACCACTCGACGCGAATTACTGAATCGCCGCCATTCGAAAAAAACTTAAATCCTGAGAAAAGCACGCTGAAAATCGCAACAAATACTTGCCCGAAAACGTGAATAAAATCTACGAATCCCCGGCAAACAAAAGTTGCAAATCAAAAAGCTGAATTTGCATAGAGAAAATACTCCCGAGTGACCGGCATTTCGCTTTTGCGGCAAAAAGTTGCATCAGTGTGGGTGTACGTTCCGTTCGATCCAGCAGCCAAAACGAGACGGAGAAAGCTTTTAAAATCGAGGTGTTAATTGCTTGAGAGGTGCGTGAAGTTCGCGGTAAGCTACATCGTAAAGGTGAAATTAGCGCAACGCAATTTGCTGGCTGACTAACCCGCGTACCCCCGTGGCCTTGAACTCGACAGACTTGGCTGCCTGCCGTCCACTCAGGCACGCATACAGCTATACGGGCAACAGCgacgccacacacacacacacacataaacacGCGCAAAAGCCGCTTCCACTGACCGACTGACTGCTATTGCAGAGCAAAAGAGAGGCAAGAACGCTAGAACCATGGCCGAACCAAGGACGCCCGAGAAGCTGCTGACCGCCAAGCCGCCGGTGTTCCACCACAACAGCCACAGCCCCAATGCCTCGCTGCAGCTGCCCAGTCCTATCATCACGCGGCGCACACGCACGGCCTCGACGTAAGTCCTCCACCTCCTTTGGCTTTGCCTGTCCTGCCACCCCGTCCCACAGCCAACCATGTCcttgccaaaacaaaaaaaaaaaacatcactAGGCCCTATTACAGAGGCCTTACGAGGGGGTTTTAGGGGGCCACAATTTCCCTGTTTCAATTTTCTAGGCTTTTGgaaattttaaagcttttaaaacatatattttttttaatgtttagaTAAAAACTTTAgcaaattcattttatttatttatattttacaaaatatccCTAAAATTACctttatctttaaattaatagaatgaattttatttatttcctacttataaaatatatataaactgaagtttatttcttaataatattgatattttaaatttacattaaaaataaaacagaaatccttttaaaatataacctCTACTCCCATGTTCTGACATTGATTTAATTGCCTCTTCCTGCTTCTCCCTTTCCGTATTAAATGCtgccaaaaacccaaaacacgCGCCAACgccaaaaaaaaccaaaatcccacaaaaaaaaaacgtagcTCCGCTCGGGCTCTGGAAAATCCGGTGGTGACCGGCATCGTGAAATCCTTCAGCCGCAGCAAGGGACACGGCTTCATTACACCCAGCGGCGGTGGCGAGGACGTATTCTGCCATGTTTCCGAGTAAGTTGATGAATAATGCATATTCGAGACCTTTCCTAAAAAagtgtacatacatatgtacatataatcGTTTTGCAGCATCGAAGGCGAATATGTACCCATGCCCGGGGACGAGGTCAAATACCGTCTGTGCGCCATTCCACCCAAGTACGAGAAACACCAGGCAGTGCATGTGCAGATTAGCAACCTAACGCCCGAGGTGCACCACAAGTGGGAGGAGCCGGTCTTTGGCTCATCGCCTGCCAAgtagagctggagcaggagcagggaatAAGGCAAAGGGAGCGGAAAAGCGAGCAGTTAAAAGCTAAATGGCCTTccacgaaatttaattgaaCTGGAGCACGCCAACCGGGAGGAGCGAGAAGCGAAAGGCAAACAGAGAACGAAACAATAACCATGAAAGTAAACGAAAGCAGCCGCCAGGAAAGCCAGCCAATACAGAGATCGTAATAGAATATAGAATAACAGGCCTGCCATCcagccaacagcagcatcagagTTTCAATTGAACacttaattagaatttaagcTAAGCTATGGAAACAAAACGGTCACAAATATTGCCTTCTTCCCTCTGGAAGAGTGAAGAGCAAACCAGTTTCAAGTCTATTATTATTGAAAACGTATGTATtcggaaattgaaattgttattCGAGATGCCGGCCAGTATGGAGCCTGTATCAgtaattacttttaattataattgaaaCATCTGAATGTGTTCGCTCAGCAAGCAAGTAAAATGCTCTCAGTAATtcactttattattaaaacaaaagctgCAAAACAatcgattgttgttgttgttgttttgggaaATGGGAGCAACCGTTGAATATTATCTACATGTTGAtatgtgtacatatatatttggaaaGCACAGTGGCGGTGATAATAAAGTATTCTTAACTTTCATTTCTTTTAagttattaaatgttttaaatatttaaaacttcatTGGCTTCTATTGTCAAAAAGTACAGCTTTTTACCtagttattataaaaaaagtggCTTAGGtagatttaaataaactgGATAAATCCTGATCCAGTTGGAAGGGTATTCAAGCTTTGGCGTATTATTTTAGAAGCATTTCCACAggctgaaattattatttctccCGGCATTGTGGGACTTTTTTGTATTGCGTTGTATCTTATCGGTTTCCggtagaggtttacgccgatggttaaaggcatcggcggcggcgtagaggtcaaaatgactcggcggcggcggcgtagtagtcagaaagaaccggcggcggcggcgcgtcaaataaggcaaaaaggccattttaatgagttatttttttttttttaagttttataaagaacaatgacactgaaggccgcgctgaagctgcgccgatgccgcaccagcggcgcgccgcggcgcgccgttattttcataatttggcggcggcgcgtcaaataaggcaaaaatcggcggcggcggcggcgtggcgcggcggcgtatatgtctagtTTCCGGAAAGACAACCCAAGCTGCTGGGTTGTGTGTATACGCGCATATATTTCTGCCCGGCTTAACAAATAAGAGTACATATTGCTAAAAATAGCAACTCATGCTCTCCCAGTTggattttaaactttttacaGGAAGCCCGCCTCCGTTAAAAGTGTTACCAGTCGCTGTGCATTTTTTTATAGCTGTGAATCAAtttgctataaaatatttattgcgcTAGGGAAAtgttaaaagaaatatatttataaattataaataatatattaatataaaaaaataacataaagccataaaaaaccaaccagattttatctaattaaattttaaacacttTACTTGCCGCCCGCCAGCTTCATTAGTGTGCCCAGTCGTGTTTAGGTTTTTATGGCAATATGGATGtgctataatttaaattacatgTTGGGAACGTCAACAAAAACATATGCCACGaccttaaaaaataagttttgaCGAAAAAAAAGCGCTAGCGCAGAAACcgattagttttttttttaccggAAATACCATCAAAATTCATAGCAGCCTCCAGAA
Proteins encoded:
- the LOC108079911 gene encoding cold shock domain-containing protein CG9705, yielding MAEPRTPEKLLTAKPPVFHHNSHSPNASLQLPSPIITRRTRTASTSARALENPVVTGIVKSFSRSKGHGFITPSGGGEDVFCHVSDIEGEYVPMPGDEVKYRLCAIPPKYEKHQAVHVQISNLTPEVHHKWEEPVFGSSPAK